Genomic DNA from Mycobacterium stomatepiae:
CATCGCAACGGATTCCACCGCCGTGGTGCCCGGGCCGGAGCGGGTGTTCAAGGATCAGATCCTGGACGCGGCCTACGCCGAAGCGGGTATCGGTCCCGAGGACGTGAGCCTGGCCGAGGTCTACGACCTGTCCACCGCGCTGGAACTCGACTGGTACGAGCATCTGGGGCTGTGCCCGAAGGGCGAGGCCGAGCAGCTGCTGCGCAGCGGCGCCACAGCGATCGGCGGCAAGGTCCCGGTGAACCCGTCCGGCGGGCTGGCCTGCTTCGGTGAGGCCATCCCGGCCCAGGCGATCGCGCAGGTCTGCGAGCTGACCTGGCAGCTGCGTGGCCAGGCCACCGGCAGGCAGGTGGAGAACGCCAAGGTCGGCGTCACCGCGAATCAGGGCCTGTTCGGCCACGGCTCGTCGGTGATCGTCGCCCGCTAGGCCTCGTTAGCCCCCGCACCCGTCGAGTCTCGTGCCGAGTGTGAGTTGAGTGCGCGTCCAGGGCGCGATTTCGGCGGCGGATTTCACGCCCTCAGCGCCCACTCGACGCCGGGGAGTCACACTCGATGGCCGCTAGGCCTCGTGACACCCGTCGAGTCTGCGCCCACGGCGGGCCGCCGACGCGTATCGGCGACCTGAACGCTAACTCGCCGCCATCACCGCAGACTCGACGGCGAAGGACGCCGACGGTGAACAACTAGCCGGACTCTCCGTCGGACTCGCCGCCGAGGGTCTCCAACACAACTTCGGCCACCCGCTTCATCGTCGTCCGTCGATCCATCGCGGCCCGCTGAATCCACTTGAACGCCTCGGGCTCGGTCATGCCCTGCTTGGACTGCAGCAGACCCTTGGCGCGTTCGACGACCTTGCGGGTCTCCAGGCGGTCGAACAGCGTCGCGACCTCGCGTTCCAGCGCGGTGATCTCGCCGAACCGGCTGACGGCCAACTCAATGGCCGGAATCAGGTCGCTGATCGTGAACGGCTTCACCAGGTAAGCCATCGCCCCGGCATCACGCGCCCGCTCGACGAGGTCGCGTTGGCTGAACGCGGTCAGCACCACGATCGGCGCGATGCGTTTGCTCGCTATCTCCGAGGCTGCGTCGATGCCGTCACGGCGCGGCATCTTCACATCCATGATCACGAGGTCGGGTTTGTGTTGCTCGGCGAGTTCGACGGCTTCCTGGCCATCCCCCGCCTCGCCGACGATGTCGTACCCCTCCTCTCGGAGCATCTCGGCCAAGTCCATACGGATCAGCGCTTCGTCTTCCGCGATCAGTACCCGGCGCGCCACAGCAGCGTCGGTGTCGGTCGTGGGGCCTGTCATGACGCACATTCTCTCGTGGATCGCGACGACCAGCGACATCGGGGGCGGTGAGAACACATGACCTCACCGATCCTCTATGGTGGGAGGCCGCTTAAGTTAATACGCCGGACACGCCCTCGTATCCCAACTGGCAGAGGAAACGGATTCAAAACCCGTCCAGTGTGAGTTCGAATCTCACCGAGGGCACCACGCCCGGCCCGCCGCAAACCGGGCCGAGGACCGCGCTTGGCAACTTCCGAATAACGTCACCATCCCGAAGGCAACACGGTTGCTTCGAGACACGTTTTTGGCTTGTTATACAGACATACAGTAAGCACGTGCTGGCCCCGCTCACCACTTCGGGATGCGGAAGCTTCTGCCTTCCCGGCGGGTCCTGCGTCACTATCTAAGTGGCTCCGCGCTATCCACCCCTCTACGGAGGGGTGGATAGCTACCTCCACAGCCCTTAAGCGATCAATGAGATCACTTGCACGCCAATGTATTCAGTGAATCTACCGGCCACGCACGCGAACCTCAGTAATATGCGGGGATGCCGTGAGAAGCGGCGCCTTCTGGTGCGGGAGGTTGTGGCGTGAACCTGCTACGGGATCGACAGGAACCGTTGGCGGACATCGTCATTGAATTGGACGACCCCACCGACCTGTACGTCGTCGATCAACGGGCCGTGCTAGCCGGCGCGCACCGAATCGACAGCGGCATCGACGAACTCGTCAAAATACTACTTGCCCAAAAGAGACACTCCAGCATTCAGCGCATCGTTTTGGATATCGGCGGCGACTGCTCCGAAGAAGTGGTGTCGAACCTGGAGGCGTCGGTGCGCCGCTACTGCGCGTTGGCGGTTCGCCGGGCCGACCGGCAGCATGACCTGATTTGGCGCCAGGGCATGCGGTCGCTGATCAGCGGCTCGCTGCTGTTCGTTACCGGCATCGGGCTGTCGTACCTCTTCACTCGCCCGTGGGTGGGTGAACTCGCGGGCGAACTGCTCGGCAACGGCGTGTTCCTCGTGGTGGCATGGGTCGGCCTTTGGTACCCCCTGGATGTGCTGTTCATCGCTCGAGAGCAGGCAAAGCGCGAGTCACGGGTGTTCGCCATGATGCTGGCCATGCCGGTCGTGGTCCGGACCCGTGCCGGCACGGTGACCATCGAGCACCTGCCCGGGTTCACCCCATACGGAGGACGGCGGACCACTCGCCTGCGCGACACGCACATCCATTTGCGCGGCGCACCGCCCACCGGAAGCCCCGGCCCGAGCTAACCAATCGCAACGCTTGGGAATCATCTGGCAAACGGTTACGCTTTTAACGTGGTGCCTAGGAAATGCGGGGCCCCGCCAAATTCGCCAGATGGCTCGGCCCGCCCGGACTGCAAAGCGGCGGTGCGTGCCAAAAACCGCGCCCGCAACGAGCACTACGCCGATAGCCACGACCGCCGGGCCAGGGTGCTCAACATCAACTCGATGATGGCGGTGGTCATCAGCCTGCTCTTCGGGATCCTCGGCATCTGGGCCGGGACCTTCGCACAGCGAACCCAGGTGATCACCCTCGTCGCCGCGATGATCTTTCTGATGGTCCCGTGGTTGCACCGCTTCGGCGAACTGGTTGCGCCGCTTACCTACATCGTCTCGGCATATCTCGTCATCTTCTTCATCTGCTGGGAGGTCGGCACCGGCTCCGGCGTCCAGTACTACTACATCGCCAACGCGAGCCTGGTGGTGTTGCAGCTCGGCATTGAGCGCGTCGGCCTGGCAGCGCTGCTGGCGGGCGTCGGCGCCGGGCTGGTGATCGCCCTGCAGTTCCTGGTCCCCCGCTCGACCGGGCTCGAACAGCCCTGGGCCGAGCGGACGAGCTTCATCATCACGATGATCTCGGCCTGCACGATGGCGGTGGTGACGGTGTCGTTCGCGCTGCGTGACACAAAACGCGCCGAAGACGTCATGGAATCCGAATACGAGCGCTCGGAAGCTTTGCTGGCCAACATGTTGCCCGCCAGCGTCGCCGACCGGCTCAAAGAACCCGAGCGCGACGTCATCGCCGACCGATACGAGGAAGCCTCGGTGCTGTTCGCCGACATGGTCGGCTTCACCGAGCGCGCCAGCTCAACCGCGCCATGCGACCTCGTCAAGTTCCTCGACCGCCTCTACAGCGCATTCGACGAACTCGTGGACAAGCACGGGCTGGAGAAAATCAAAGTCAGCGGCGACTCCTACATGGTTGTCAGTGGCGTCCCGCGGCCCAGGCCCGATCACGTGCAGGCCCTGGCCGACTTCGCCCTCGACATGGTCGCTACCGCCGCGAAAATCCAAGATGCACAAGGTGACTCGGTCCCGATGCGAGTCGGATTCGCGACGGGCACCGTGGTCGCGGGCGTCGTTGGATCGCGGCGTTTCTTCTACGACGTATGGGGCGACGCGGTCAATGTCGCGGCCCGGATGGAATCGACCGACTCCGTCGGACAGATTCAAGTGCCCGAGGACGTTTACCACCGCCTGAAGGACGAGTTCGTGCTGCGTGAGCGTGGCCGGATCGAGGTCAAAGGCAAAGGCGTCATGCACACCTGGTACCTGATCGGCCGCAGGCCGACAGCGGCCCAAGCCGGCGAGCTGACCGCCGAGGAACCCCGAACGACCCACGGCGCCACGGTCTAAAGCCCCTATTCTCGGCCGTCCGGTTGTGTCACAGTGAGGCTATGCAGCCCACCGAAGTTCCAAGCATGTTGCCGCATTTGTGGAAATCCACGTTGGCATCAGGAGTCCTGACGGCGATCGTCGGTGCCCTGGTTCTGGCGTGGCCCGGTATATCGGTCCTGGCCGCCGCGATCGCCTTCGGTGTCTATCTGCTGATTACCGGTGTGGCGCAAGTCGTGTTCGCCTTCAGCCTGCATGTTTCAGCGGGCAGTCGCATTCTGCTGTTCATCAGCGGCGCGGCGTCTTTGATCCTGGCCGTACTGGCATTTCGCCATTTCGGCCAGGGATACGCGGTGCTGTTGCTGGCCATCTGGATTGGCATCGGATTCGTCTTTCGTGGGGTTGCCACAACGGTTTCCGCGATCAGCGATCCGACGCTACCCGGGCGCGGCTGGTCGATTATCATCGGCGCTATCACGTTGATCGCCGGCATTGTCGTGCTGGCGTCGCCGCTCGCGTCGATCATCACCCTGGCGATCGTCGTCGGCATTTGGCTGGCCGTCATCGGCGTCTTCGAGGTGATCGCGTCGTTCGGGATCCGCAAGGCCTCGAAGGAACTTGGCGCCGGGTCCGCTTAACTACTACACTGTGTCGTAGACACGCTGCACTCATGGGAGATGACAGATGAATGTCGTCGACATTTCGCGGTGGCAGTTCGGAATTACCACCGTCTACCACTTCATCTTTGTGCCGCTCACGATCGGCCTGGCCCCCTTGGTCGCCGTCATGCAGACCGTGTGGGTGACCACCGGAAACACCGCCTGGTATCGCCTGACCAAGTTCTTCGGCAAGCTGTTCCTGATCAACTTCGCGATCGGAGTGGCCACCGGGATCGTGCAGGAATTCCAGTTCGGCATGAACTGGAGCGAGTACTCCCGGTTCGTCGGCGACATCTTCGGCGCCCCGCTCGCGATGGAAGGCTTGGCCGCCTTCTTCTTCGAATCCACCTTCCTCGGCCTGTGGATCTTCGGCTGGAGCCGGCTACCGAAGCTAGTGCACCTGGCCTGCATTTGGATCGTCGCGATCGCGGTGAATGTGTCCGCTTTCTTTATCATTTCGGCGAATTCGTTCATGCAGCACCCGGTCGGCGCGCATTACAACCCGGTGACGCGGCGCGCAGAGTTGGACAGCATCGGGGCATTGCTCAGCAATAACACTGCGCGAGCGGCATTTTCACATGCGGTCAACGGCTCGCTGCTGACCGCGGCCACCTTCGTCGCCGCCGTGAGCGCCTGGTGGCTGATCCGCGCGAAAAAGACCGCCAATACCGAGCTCGGCAAGGTGTTTCGCCCGGCGGCGATCCTGGGCTGCTGGGTCGCGCTGTTCGCCACCGTGGGACTGTTCTTCAGCGGCGACCAGCAGGGCAAGCTGATGTTCCAGCAGCAGCCGATGAAAATGGCGTCGGCGGAATCGCTGTGCAACACCGAGACCGATCCGGACTTCTCCATCCTGACGGTAGGCACCCACAACAACTGCGACAGCATCACCCGCGCCATCCAGGTGCCCTACGTCCTGCCGTTCCTCGCCGAGAGCAAGTTCACCGGCGTGACATTGCAGGGCGTGCGCAATATCCAGCAGGACTATGAACACCGATTCGGGCCAAATGACTACCGGCCCAACCTATTCGTCACGTACTGGTCGTTCCGCATGATGATCGGCTTGATGGCGATCCCGGTGTTGTTCGCGCTGGCCACGCTGTGGCTCACGCGTCGCGGCCGAACCCCGACCCAACCGTGGCTCTCCTGGTTCGCGCTATTGACCATTCCCACGCCGTTCCTGGCGAACAGCGCCGGTTGGGTGTTCACGGAGATGGGGCGCCAGCCTTGGATTGTCGCGCCGAACCCGACCGGCGACCAGCAAGTGCGGCTGACCGTCAGCCAAGGGGTGTCGGATCACGCGTCAGCGATCGTCGTCATCTCACTGGTGACGTTCACCCTGGTCTACGCGGTGCTCGCGGTCATCTGGTTCTGGCTGCTGAAGCGTTACGTTGTCGAGGGACCGTTGGAGCACGACGCGGAGCCCGCACCGCCGAAAACACCGGACGATGACGAAGTGGCCCCGCTGTCGTTCGCCTACTGACCCAGGAAGGAGTTAACCAATGGCGCTGCAAGAGTTGTGGTTCGGCCTCATCGCCGTGCTATTCCTGGGCTTCTTCGTCCTGGAGGGCTTCGACTTCGGCGTGGGCATGCTGATGGAACCGTTCGGCCGTGTCGGCAGCGGCGATCCGGAGAACCATCGGCGCGCCGCGCTGAACACCATCGGCCCGGTGTGGGACGGCAATGAAGTGTGGTTGCTCACCGCCGGCGCCGGTATGTTCGCCGCGTTCCCCGGCTGGTATGCGAGCGTGTTCTCCACGCTCTACCTACCGCTGTTGGCGATCCTGTTCGGCATGATCGTGCGCGCCGTGGCCATCGAATGGCGCGGCAAGGTCGACGATCCGAAGTGGCGCGCCCTGGCCGATTTCGGCATCGCGGCCGGGTCCTGGCTGCCCGCGGTGCTGTGGGGCGTCGCGTTCGCCATCCTGGTGCGTGGCCTGCCGGTCAACGCAAACGGTCACATTCACCTCTCCATCGGCGACGTGCTCAACGCCTACACACTGCTGGGCGGTTTGGCCACGGCCGGGTTGTTCTTGTTCTACGGCGCGGTGTTCGTCGCGTTGAAAACGTCGGGCGGAATCCGCGACGACGCACATCGATTCGCCAAGCAGTTATCGCTGCCGGTCACGGGACTGGTTGGTATCTTTGGTCTTTGGACGCAGCTGGCGCACGGCAAGAACTGGACCTGGCTGGTGCTCGGGGTGGCTGTCGTCGCGCTCCTTGCCGCGGTCGCGTTGGTATGGCGCCGCGGCTCCGACGGTTGGGCGTTCGCGAGCACGGCACTCGTCGTTGCGGCGGTGGTGATTCTGTTGTTCGGAGTGCTGTATCCCGATTTGGTGCCCTCGACGCTGAACAAGCAGTGGAGCCTGACGATCTACAACGCGTCGTCGACGCCCTACACGCTGAAGATCATGACGTGGGTCACCGCCTTCTTTGCCCCACTGACGGTCGTGTACCAGGCGTGGACGTACTGGGTTTTCCGCCAACGAATCTCGGCCGACGGGATACCACCCTCGATCGGGCTGACCAGGCGTCCATCCTGAGCACACGCAATTCCCGGGCGCCCCTGGACCCCCGATTATGGGGGGCGTCGACCGCGTTGCGTCGCTACCTGGCCGCCACCGTGAGCTGCGGAGTGGTGATCTCCGCCTGCGCGATCGGCTCGGCAATCGTGCTGGCAAGCATCGTCGCGCGAATCATCACCGATCCCTCGGCCCGCGGTCTACGAAGCTGGCTGGGACCGCTATCAATCCTGTTGGCGCTGTGGACCGTTCGCACAGTTGCGCACTGGCTGCAGGCGCGGTTGGGCCAGCGGGGCGCCAACGCGGTGATCGCCGATCTCAACGGCCAGGTACTGGCGGCGGTGACCGCCCGGCAACCCAACGAGCTGGCCGCGCAGCGGGATGCCGCCGCGATGGTGGTGACTCGCGGTCTCGACGGCTTACGCCCCTATTTCACCGGCTATCTGCCCACCCTGCTGCTGGCCGCGATCCTCACTCCGGCGTCCGTGGCCGTGATCGCGCTCTATGACCTGAAATCGACGTTGATAGTCGTGATCACGCTGCCGCTGATCCCGATCTTCATGGTCCTGATCGGGCTCGCCACGGCCGAGCGGTCAGCGGCCGCGCTGGCGGCCATGACGACACTGCAAGGCCGGCTGCTGGACCTGATCGCCGGTATCCCGACGCTGCGGGCGCTGGGCCGCGCTTCGGGTCCCGAGCATCGGATCGCCGAACTTGCTGCCGCCCACCGCCGTTCGGCGATGGCGACGCTGCGCATCGCATTCCTGTCCGCGCTGGTGCTCGAACTGCTGGCCACCCTGGGCGTCGCGCTGATCGCGGTCGGTATCGGTCTGCGACTGGTGTTCGGTGAGATGAGCCTGGTTACCGGATTGACGGTGCTGCTGCTGGCACCCGACGTGTACTGGCCGCTGCGCCGCATCGGGGTGGAATTCCACGCGGCTCAAGACGGCCGAGCCGCGGCCGACGAGGCGTTCGCGCTCATCGGCGAGCCGACGACGGCGTCGGCGCGCGCCCGAACGGTGGACGCACGCGGTGCGGAACTCCGCCTGGAGACGCTCAGCGTGGCCGGGCGAGAAGGCAATTCGCCATGTGAGTTGACCGCGGTGATTCCGCCAGGCCGGGTGACGGTGCTGACCGGCCGCAACGGGGCCGGCAAGAGCACCACCTTGCAGGCGATCGCCGGGCTCGCCACGCCGTCATCGGGCCGGGTCCTCGTCGACGGGATCGACGTGACCGAACTGGAGCAGACCGCGTGGTGGCGACAACTGTCCTGGCTGCCGCAACGCCCGGTGCTCGTCCCCGGCACGGTCCGGGACAACCTGGCCTTGCTCGGCGAGTTGGACGACGCGGAACGTGCCTGCGCGGCAGCGGGATTCGATGCGGTGCTGGCCGAGCTGCCCGACGGGCCGGACACCGCGCTGGGGCGCGACGGCGCCGGGCTGTCACTGGGACAGCGACAGCGGCTCGGCCTGGCCCGAGCGTTCGGGTCGCCGGCCCCGGTGCTGCTGCTCGACGAACCCACCGCCCACCTGGACGCCGACACCGAACAGCGGGTGCTGCGGGCCATTACCGAGCGGGCACGCGCGGGGTCGACCGTCGTGGTCGTCGGGCATCGGGAGCAAGTCCTGGCAATCGCAGACCAGGTCGTCGGGGTGGTCTCGGAGGGCGAGGTGCGTTGTGCGCGCGTATGATCCGCTGCTGGCGGCGTCGAGCCTGTTGCGCCCCCGGCTACCGCGCGTCCTGGCAGCCATCGCGCTGGGAGTGCTGTCGCTCGGCAGCGCGCTGGCGCTGGCCGGGGTCTCGGCGTGGCTGATCACCCGGGCCTGGCAGATGCCGCCCATCCTCGACCTGTCCATCGCCGTCGTCGCGGTGCGCCTGTTCGCGATCGCGCGGGGCGTGCTGCACTACTGCGAGCGACTGGCCACACACAACACCGCGCTGCGCGCGGCCGGCGTTGCGCGAGCAGACATCTATCGCCGGCTGGCCGACGGGCCGGCCGCGGTGGCCGTCCGGTTGCACAGCGGTGAGCTGGTGGCGCGCGTCGGCGCGGGCGTCGACGAACTGGCAAACGTGCTGGTGCGCGCCCTGATCCCGATCAGCGTGGCGGCGGTGTTGGCGGTGGCGGCAACGGTCACGGTCGCGGTTATTTCGCCGGCGGCCGGCGCGGTGCTGGCGATCTGTCTGCTGATTACCGGCGTGGTGGCGCCGCTGCTGGCCGGCAGGGCCGCGGCCACTGCGGAAGAGCTTGCCCGCCAGCATCATTCCGAGCGGGACACGTTGGCGATGATCGCGCTCGAACACGCACCCGAGCTTCGGGTCGCGGGCGCCCTGCCCGGCATCATCGCCGAATCGCACCGCCGCCAGCTCCGTTGGAGCGATGCGCTGGATCGGGCCGTCAAACCTGCCGCGCTGGCCGAGGCCATGCCGACCGCCGCGATCGGGGCCAGTGTGCTCGGCGCGGTGGTGGCCGGTATCGGGATTGCGTCCGCGGTCGCCCCGACCACGCTGGCGGTCCTGATGTTGTTGCCGCTGTCCGCCTTCGAGGCGATGACTCCCCTGCCGGCGGCCGCGATCCAGTTGACGCGCTCGCGCATCGCCGCACGCCGCCTGCTCGATCTGGCTCCGGAGGCCCGCCCCGCCGAGTCCCGCATGTCGACACCACTGCCCAGCGGCACGGCCCGGCTATCGGCCGACGTGCGCTCCGGCCACACTCAGACGTTCTCACACCCGGTGACGGTCGACCTAGACCCGGGCGCACGGCTGGCCATCACCGGCGCCAGCGGTTCCGGCAAGACGACGCTGCTGATGACCCTAGCCGGACTGCTACCACCGTTGCGCGGCCACGTGACCTTGAACGGAACCGATCTGAGCCGGTTCGATGGGCATGAATTGCCGAGCGCTGTCAGCTTTTTCGCCGAAGACGCACACATCTTCGCCACCACGGTCCGAGACAATCTTCTGGTCGCCCGCGGCGACTGCGCAGACGACGAACTCGTCACGGCAATGGACGCGGTGGGTCTAGGTGAATGGCTCGCGAGCCTGCCCGAGGGCCTGTCGACGGTGCTGACCGGTGGCGCGCAGGCGATCTCGGCGGGTCAGCGCCGGCGGCTACTGCTGGCCCGGGCGATGCTTTCGCCGGCCCGCATCGTACTGCTCGACGAACCCACCGAGCACCTCGACGCGGTGGACGCCGAAGGGATTCTGACGGATCTGCTGACCCCGGCCTCCGGGCTGATCGGGGCCGAGCGGACCGTTGTGGTGGCCACGCACCACATGCCCGGCGCCGTTCGCTGCCCGGAACTGCACATAGGTTAGCCGCGCACTCAGAGGTGGCGTCGGCGTGGCATGAATTCCAGTGTCAGCAAAACGAATACCAGCGGCACCAGCTGTGTCAGCGAAATCAGCGCATAGCGCCGGGCGTCGAGCGCATGAAACTTGTGCACGTAGCGGTACAACGACTCGAGAGCGATCAACGGGTCGAGCAGATGGATCAACCGGTAGCACACCCGCTGCGGCCGGCCAGGATTCTTGTCGTCGAAGATCTCGGGAAACGCCGCGAATGAGAGCGAAACACGTTGCGCCCCAGCGGCTTTTCCGGCCTCGATCATGTCTACGCTGAGCCGTTCGTCGATTCCGTTGGGTGCACCGCGGCGACGCCACGGCACGTCGAGAGTGATGTCGCTGCCACCCCCGGCGGTCGCGTATCGATGAAAGCCCTGGACCCGGCCATCGGCGTCCCGCGCGATAATCAGGAGCACACCGGGGAATCGCCCCTCCAGTACTCCGTCGAGGTTCATGTAGAAGCCCCGATCGGTGTGCGCTCCGCTGGGCGATGCGCGCACCACATCCACCAGCTCAGCGACCACGCTCTCGTTGAGTTCTTGCTCCGCTACGATTTCCGTGGTGATGCCGGCGTTGTGGGTGCGGTGCACCGCCTGCCGCAAATTGCGAAACTTGCGGCCCACCATGTCGAAACCGGCGACGTCGACAACGACATCGCGGCCGATCGGCACGGCTCGCAGCGATTGCCTGATCACCGCTCGGTCGTTCCACAGCGCGAGCCGTCGCTCGCTGCACCCCACCACCGCGATGCGCCAGCCGTGTGCGTGACACATGGCGGCGAAATCAGCGACCAATTGCGGGAATTGGGCCTCATCGCCGATCGGATCCCCGCCGACGACGGCGAACCCCAGCCGCGTCCGATAGGCCAGCGCCGCGCCGCCCGCGGTGGTGAAGTGGTAGCTCTTACCCGTCTGCATCGCAAACGGCGCCAACGGGTCATCTGTGGTGGCGTCGATCAAAGCCCATGCTCGGAGCAGATTTTCGGGTTGCGGATGCGACGACGTCGGCCACATCAACACCAATCCCGATCCGGCAACCAGCACGTCGCCAAACAGGCTGAACCCCAGCACATGCGAACCCAGGCCCGCCAATACCAAGAGCAAGGCCAGCCCCGCGTGCAGGGTCGTCACGGGGCGGCCCAGGAAGATGCCGCGGGCAATGAACACCACCGCAGCCAGCACCGCCAAGGACCAGCCCAGCCGACCCGCGTAATGCCATTGGGGCGCAGAACGATGATGGGCGACAATCGCGACCAGCCAGCACCCGGCGCACAGCAGCGCGACGGCGCCAATGCAACGCGCCGCGAAAGAATCGACGTGCACCACCACGCGTTCACCCGCGCGCGGTTTGGGGAGGAGTTCCGTTGACGGGCTTTTCATGCTTCACCTCCCGATGGGCTGACGCTTGTCCCATCGAATACCCGGCTCATTCGAAGTTACGCTCCCGCGGCTCCGCAGAACCGACATCCGACCGATGGCCGGTAACTATTCGATAACCGTTACGGGCCCGAGGGCGGAAAGTATTTCAGCACGCCTTCTTGCACCACGGTCGCCACGATTTGGCCGGTGCCATCGAAGAAATGGCCGGTGCCCAGCCCGCGGGAATCCGCGGCCACCGGCGACGATGTCGAATACAACACCCAGTCGTTGAAGTCGACCTGCCGGTGAAACCACACCGAATGGTTGGCCGACGCGGCGAAAATGCGGTCGAAGCCCCACGACAAGCCGTGCCTGGTGATCACCGAATCCAACACCGTGGTGTCCGAGGAGTACACCATCGTCGCGGTGTGCAGCACCGGATCGTCCGGCACTTTGCCGAGCGCCTTGAGCCACACCCGATTGTGCGGCAGCCGCTCCCCCTTGTCTCGCATCACCCATGCCGGATCGTTGGTGTAGCGCCATTCGATCGGCTGCAGCGCGTTGACGAAGTGCGGGACGGTTTCCTCGTAGCCGCGCAACAGCTCGCGCAGCGGCGGCTGGGCGAGAGCCTCGCCCACCTGGGGCGGCTCGACGGCGTGCTCCAGGCCGCGGCCGCCGGACATGTAGGCGATCATCGCCGAGGACAACAGCGTGCCGTCCTGCACGGCGTCGACGCGCCGGTTGGCGAAGCGGCGCTCGTCGCGCAACCGGGACACGTGGAATTCGATGTCCTTGGTCGTGTCGCCGCCGTTGACGAAATGCACCGAAAGCGCGCTGGGCGGCAGATCGTCCCGAATCAGGCTGCGGCTGCTCGCGACGAAGGACTGCGCCATCAGCTGCCCGCCGAAGGTCCGCATCGGGTTCTTGCTGGGATGAGACCCGAGGAACCGGTCGTCGCCAACGCGATTGAGGTCCAGGACCGCCAGCAGTTCTTCAAAATCGGGCGAGAAGTCGGTGTTCGGCTCTCCGTCAGACTCCAAGCCGGCCGGCACGGGCTCTCCTTACGCGTTTAGAGGTCGTCCTCCCCGATCCGGTGGACGTGGATCAGGTTGGTTGACCCTACTGTGCCAGGCGGAGCGCCCGCGACGATCACCACCATGTCGCCCCGCTTGTATCGGCCCAGCTCCAGCAGCGATTTGTCGGCCTGCCGGATCATCTCGTCGGTGGAATCCATGATCGGGACAATGAATGTCTCGGTGCCCCACGTCAGGGCCAGCTGGCTGCGCACCTCGGGCCAGGCCGTGAAGGCGAGCAGCGGCAACGGGGTGTGCAGCCGTGCCAGTCGCTTCACGGTGTCGCCGGACTGCGTGAAGGCGACCAAGGCCTTGGCGTCGAGCCGCTCGCCGATGTCGCGGGCAGCGTAGGAGATCACTCCCCGCTTGGTGCGCGGCACGTGGGTCAGCGGCGGCGCGGCGGTGGAGTTGTCCTCGACCGCGGTCACGATGCGCGCCATGGTGCGCACCGCGGCCAACGGGTATTTCCCGACGGAGGTTTCCCCGGACAACATCACCGCGTCGGCACCGTCCAGCACGGCGTTGGCGACGTCGGAGGCCTCGGCGCGGGTCGGCCGCGAGCTTTCGATCATCGACTCGAGCATCTGCGTCGCGACGATCACGGGCTTGGCGTTCTCGCGGGCCATCTGAATGGCGCGCTTCTGCACCAGCGGAACCTCTTCCAGTGGCAGCTCGACGCCGAGGTCGCCGCGCGCCACCATGATGCCGTCGAAGGCCAGCACG
This window encodes:
- a CDS encoding ANTAR domain-containing response regulator translates to MTGPTTDTDAAVARRVLIAEDEALIRMDLAEMLREEGYDIVGEAGDGQEAVELAEQHKPDLVIMDVKMPRRDGIDAASEIASKRIAPIVVLTAFSQRDLVERARDAGAMAYLVKPFTISDLIPAIELAVSRFGEITALEREVATLFDRLETRKVVERAKGLLQSKQGMTEPEAFKWIQRAAMDRRTTMKRVAEVVLETLGGESDGESG
- a CDS encoding adenylate/guanylate cyclase domain-containing protein, with product MVPRKCGAPPNSPDGSARPDCKAAVRAKNRARNEHYADSHDRRARVLNINSMMAVVISLLFGILGIWAGTFAQRTQVITLVAAMIFLMVPWLHRFGELVAPLTYIVSAYLVIFFICWEVGTGSGVQYYYIANASLVVLQLGIERVGLAALLAGVGAGLVIALQFLVPRSTGLEQPWAERTSFIITMISACTMAVVTVSFALRDTKRAEDVMESEYERSEALLANMLPASVADRLKEPERDVIADRYEEASVLFADMVGFTERASSTAPCDLVKFLDRLYSAFDELVDKHGLEKIKVSGDSYMVVSGVPRPRPDHVQALADFALDMVATAAKIQDAQGDSVPMRVGFATGTVVAGVVGSRRFFYDVWGDAVNVAARMESTDSVGQIQVPEDVYHRLKDEFVLRERGRIEVKGKGVMHTWYLIGRRPTAAQAGELTAEEPRTTHGATV
- a CDS encoding HdeD family acid-resistance protein gives rise to the protein MQPTEVPSMLPHLWKSTLASGVLTAIVGALVLAWPGISVLAAAIAFGVYLLITGVAQVVFAFSLHVSAGSRILLFISGAASLILAVLAFRHFGQGYAVLLLAIWIGIGFVFRGVATTVSAISDPTLPGRGWSIIIGAITLIAGIVVLASPLASIITLAIVVGIWLAVIGVFEVIASFGIRKASKELGAGSA
- a CDS encoding cytochrome ubiquinol oxidase subunit I; the encoded protein is MNVVDISRWQFGITTVYHFIFVPLTIGLAPLVAVMQTVWVTTGNTAWYRLTKFFGKLFLINFAIGVATGIVQEFQFGMNWSEYSRFVGDIFGAPLAMEGLAAFFFESTFLGLWIFGWSRLPKLVHLACIWIVAIAVNVSAFFIISANSFMQHPVGAHYNPVTRRAELDSIGALLSNNTARAAFSHAVNGSLLTAATFVAAVSAWWLIRAKKTANTELGKVFRPAAILGCWVALFATVGLFFSGDQQGKLMFQQQPMKMASAESLCNTETDPDFSILTVGTHNNCDSITRAIQVPYVLPFLAESKFTGVTLQGVRNIQQDYEHRFGPNDYRPNLFVTYWSFRMMIGLMAIPVLFALATLWLTRRGRTPTQPWLSWFALLTIPTPFLANSAGWVFTEMGRQPWIVAPNPTGDQQVRLTVSQGVSDHASAIVVISLVTFTLVYAVLAVIWFWLLKRYVVEGPLEHDAEPAPPKTPDDDEVAPLSFAY
- the cydB gene encoding cytochrome d ubiquinol oxidase subunit II, which produces MALQELWFGLIAVLFLGFFVLEGFDFGVGMLMEPFGRVGSGDPENHRRAALNTIGPVWDGNEVWLLTAGAGMFAAFPGWYASVFSTLYLPLLAILFGMIVRAVAIEWRGKVDDPKWRALADFGIAAGSWLPAVLWGVAFAILVRGLPVNANGHIHLSIGDVLNAYTLLGGLATAGLFLFYGAVFVALKTSGGIRDDAHRFAKQLSLPVTGLVGIFGLWTQLAHGKNWTWLVLGVAVVALLAAVALVWRRGSDGWAFASTALVVAAVVILLFGVLYPDLVPSTLNKQWSLTIYNASSTPYTLKIMTWVTAFFAPLTVVYQAWTYWVFRQRISADGIPPSIGLTRRPS